A genomic stretch from Candidatus Methanomassiliicoccus intestinalis Issoire-Mx1 includes:
- the hypB gene encoding hydrogenase nickel incorporation protein HypB, protein MHKIADISVEADILACNKKIGEDNLNRLHAKGITSVDFMGAIGSGKTLLITKLAVLMKEKGFRPAVIAGDLVGQDDYNRFTAAGIPALNLNTGKECHLDAHMVDHALDDLDLDSIDFLFIENVGNLVCPADFPLGTDRRVVVISVTEGDDMVRKQPMIFSSSDITVLNKMDIAPYMDSDISLLEKDYATVTGGKKLIKTCAKTNEGLEELLEALVIKN, encoded by the coding sequence GTGCACAAAATTGCAGATATCTCTGTAGAAGCTGACATTTTAGCTTGCAACAAAAAGATAGGCGAAGACAATCTGAATCGTCTTCATGCCAAGGGCATAACATCTGTAGATTTTATGGGTGCCATCGGTTCAGGAAAAACTCTTCTGATTACTAAACTTGCAGTTTTAATGAAAGAAAAAGGCTTCAGGCCGGCTGTAATCGCGGGTGATCTGGTAGGCCAGGATGATTATAACCGTTTTACAGCTGCGGGAATTCCAGCATTGAATCTCAATACCGGAAAAGAATGCCATCTGGATGCTCACATGGTGGATCATGCCTTGGATGATCTTGATCTGGATTCCATCGACTTCCTGTTTATTGAAAATGTAGGAAATCTTGTATGTCCTGCAGATTTTCCACTGGGAACAGACAGAAGGGTTGTCGTTATATCAGTAACTGAAGGCGATGATATGGTCAGAAAGCAGCCGATGATCTTTTCTTCCTCGGACATTACAGTTCTGAACAAAATGGACATCGCTCCTTACATGGACAGCGATATCAGCCTTCTTGAGAAAGATTATGCAACCGTAACCGGCGGCAAGAAACTTATAAAAACATGTGCAAAAACAAATGAAGGATTGGAAGAGCTTCTTGAAGCTCTTGTAATAAAAAACTGA